TGGTCTCTAAACAAGTTGATCTTGTTACAAAATCATACAAGTCGGATGCTGAGTCGGTTTTCTGGTCTTCTGACGGATCCTACGACTACACCATTAAAAAAGGGCATAGAGAAGAGCGCGGAACCACGATTACTCTTTATATTGATGATGATTCGACTGAATTCTTAGAAAAGAGTCGCCTCTCTGAAATGCTCAATAAATACTGCGTCTTCCTCCCCTTTCCCATCTATCTCGACCACGATCACATCAATAAAAATGAACCCTTGTGGATGAAGCCCGCAAATCAATGCACTGACGAAGAGTATATCGACTTCTATCACAAGCTCTATCCGATGCAGCCCGATCCGATTTTCTGGATCCATCTCAATGTCGATTACCCCTTCCACCTCAAAGGAATTTTATACTTTCCTAAGATCACCAAGAACTTCGACTTCTCTACCTCGCATATCAAACTCTTCTGTAACCGCGTTTTTGTTTCGGATAACTGCAAAGACCTCATCCCGGACCATATGATGGTTCTCCGTGGAGCCATTGATAGTCCCGATATCCCTCTGAACGTCTCTCGAAGCTACCTTCAAATGGATCGCACCGTCCGCCAACTCGGCACTCACGTCTCTAAAAAAGTGGCCGACCGCTTAGTCAGCTGGCATGAGAGTGATAAAGAAAAATTTATCGCAGCATGGGAAGAGATGCAGCTGATCATCAAGCTTAGCACCTTGCATGATGAAAAATTCTATGAACGCGTCAAACCCCTTCTTCTCTGGAAAACCTCTAAAAATGAGTGGCTCACAGCAGAAGAGTATCTCGAAAAAAATAAAGATAAAACAAACGGCAAGATCTATTATATCACCGATAAAGACCACGCCTCTCATTTTATCCAACTCTATGAGTCAAAGGGAATTGACGTCCTGATTGCCAATAGCACCCTTGACACCCCTCTGATTAACCATCTCGAGGGTAAATTAGAGCAGACGACATTTCAGCGCGTAGACGGGGCTGTTGATGAGATCATGATTGACAAATCGCGCGAAAAAACCCTCCTTGATGAACAGGGTAAATCAGAGTCGGTGCGTATTGGTGAAACATTCAAACGCCTCCTCGATATTGAAAATATTGAAGTCGAAGCAAAAAGTCTCGATTCAGATGCGGTTCCGGGATTTATTATTCTCGATGAGCATATGCGCCGTATGAGGGATTATATGCGCCTTTCACAACAAGGTGATTCTCCTTTTGCAAACTTCGAAAAACACACCTTCGTCGTCAATACCAATAGTAAACTGATCCAATCAATCCTTAATATTGAATCGATCGATGAGGCCCTTGCTAAAGCAATGACCCGTCAGGTCTATGAACTTTCGCTTCTATCTCAGCGCGAGCTTAAACCCGATGCCCTAACAACCTTTATCAACCGATCAAATGAGGTGCTTGAGAAATTAGCACTCTTTACGAAACTTGAAGGAAAGTCGGCTACGGCCAATCCTCAAGCTTAAATAGCTTTCTTGGACACTCCCCTTTTAAGAGCGGAGTGTCTTTTAATTCCCCGCTTGATCAGGGAGATTGCGGGCTTAGCCCCTGTTCCATCGGATTTTCATTTTCGGGTGGATAAAACTGCTCTAAAAACCGCGTAGTAATCACCTGTGAGAGCCGCTCTTTTAAATGAGCGGGACAAGGGACTCTAAGATAGATGTTGAGCTTCCCGGACTTGGGCATGTGGAGGCTCACTCTCGGCTCAACTGAAGGAAGCTCAATGCTGCGGCTTTTTTCGAGCATACGAACCCGATTACGGGCATGATCTAGATAAGGCGCGCACTCTTCCTTAGCGATCTGCATTAAAATGTCGCGTCCCTTCTTCCAATTGTCCGTGACGTACATAGGAAAGGTGAGATCGATCATGTGATAATTGCCAAGGAACGACTCGTTAATCACAAATTCAGTGAGAAGCATACTGTTGGGGAAGACAATCTTGCGCCCCGTTAGCTGGTAACTAGAGCCCCCTTCACCGATTTCCATGACGGTGGTCGATAACAATGAGACATCAATGACATCTCCGCGCATTCCCTTAACGCAGATGCGATCACCAATCTCATAGGCATGCCCCTGGAGCCTTAAAAAAGCCCCGTTGAGGTTCATAAAAGTTTCCTTTACCGAGATAACGATAGCCAAAGCGATGGCAAAAAGCGAAAGAGCAAGACCTTGAATCTGCTCCCCCCAAATATAGATCATTCCAAGGAGAAAAAGAACGACGGAAAAAGTACGAAGATACCCAAGCCCTCTGAGGCGCTGTTGAGACGTCCAGTTTTTATTTGTCGTTCGAATATAACGGGCAGCTAACGTTCTAACGGTTAAAATGACAAGAAGGAGAACCGCCGTCCCAATCAGGTTCCCAACAATCCACTTTTCCATATTCAGCGCATCTCACTCATTATGAATACTTTAATTAACAATTTGTTCTCTTTCTATTCAAGAAAAGAGACTTCAATATTGGCACCTATCTCATTTAACCTCAAGAAAATCTAAAAATCTCTCAGCGAAGCCGAGATTAAAATATAAACAATTGATAATCAGCGTTTGCTTTGTTGCATAATTCGATAAACTATCAGGTTGTTGACCATAAGGACTTTAACAACCACAGAGAGCACAGAGTCCACAGAGAAAAATCAAGAAAAATGCGCATTCCGGTGTCTCTGTGCTCTCTGTGGTAAAAACTAATAATGAGCATGTTATATAAAAACAAACTCTGGTTGAACAAAAAAATGATAATTAATAAAGATTTTGTTATAATACTTCTATAATTAATAATAAAAAGGTAATTAAATATGGGAGTCACAATTAACCCCAGCCATTCACATTTTGAAGAATTAACGAGGGCTTTTCGAGAGCACAAAGCGAGCTTCCCGGAAACAATCCGAACAAAGATTCAAGAAACGATACCGGAATCCTTCGAAATTCAAAAGGACGCAGGAGAAATTGATATTCGCTGGAATATCGATACAAAGCAGCGTTTCTCAACGGCTTCGCTTAAGTCAAAAGGGAGAGTGACAGCTGATTCATTAAAACCAATCGATGAGCTGGCACGCCGCATTCTCAGAGCGCCCGCATCAGCCTCTGCATCAACTTTCGTGCAGGGCGAAAAACGCGTTGTCAAATGTCGTATTGCCGAATTAGAAGCTCAGATCGCAAGCATGCGAGCTGAAGCAACGAGAGAAAGCGCAACTAGAATGCGCTCTTCTGCTGAAGAAGCGGTCCATCTTGGAAAAGCCTATGCATCTAACTTAGAAAAAAAACTTAAAGCTGTTGAAACGAGTTCTAAACAGGAAATTCGCACATTGACTCATGAAAACGGAGTGAAAATACGTGCATTAACGGAGCAATTGGCAACGGAAACTCAAAGAGCAAATGCCCTTGATCAAAGAGTTGCTACTCTATTGATTAAAGTCGATCAATTAGAAACAGCGTCAACTGATCAAAATGCCGTGATGAGCC
This region of Simkaniaceae bacterium genomic DNA includes:
- the htpG gene encoding molecular chaperone HtpG, giving the protein MAKGKLKIHSENILPILKKSLYSDKDIFLRELVSNACDAMSKLKILRDQGQAQFKDEELRIDIAFDKEAKTITISDTGLGMTEDEVKNYIAQLAFSGAEEFLQKYEQGKEEDQIIGHFGLGFYSSFMVSKQVDLVTKSYKSDAESVFWSSDGSYDYTIKKGHREERGTTITLYIDDDSTEFLEKSRLSEMLNKYCVFLPFPIYLDHDHINKNEPLWMKPANQCTDEEYIDFYHKLYPMQPDPIFWIHLNVDYPFHLKGILYFPKITKNFDFSTSHIKLFCNRVFVSDNCKDLIPDHMMVLRGAIDSPDIPLNVSRSYLQMDRTVRQLGTHVSKKVADRLVSWHESDKEKFIAAWEEMQLIIKLSTLHDEKFYERVKPLLLWKTSKNEWLTAEEYLEKNKDKTNGKIYYITDKDHASHFIQLYESKGIDVLIANSTLDTPLINHLEGKLEQTTFQRVDGAVDEIMIDKSREKTLLDEQGKSESVRIGETFKRLLDIENIEVEAKSLDSDAVPGFIILDEHMRRMRDYMRLSQQGDSPFANFEKHTFVVNTNSKLIQSILNIESIDEALAKAMTRQVYELSLLSQRELKPDALTTFINRSNEVLEKLALFTKLEGKSATANPQA
- a CDS encoding mechanosensitive ion channel family protein, translated to MEKWIVGNLIGTAVLLLVILTVRTLAARYIRTTNKNWTSQQRLRGLGYLRTFSVVLFLLGMIYIWGEQIQGLALSLFAIALAIVISVKETFMNLNGAFLRLQGHAYEIGDRICVKGMRGDVIDVSLLSTTVMEIGEGGSSYQLTGRKIVFPNSMLLTEFVINESFLGNYHMIDLTFPMYVTDNWKKGRDILMQIAKEECAPYLDHARNRVRMLEKSRSIELPSVEPRVSLHMPKSGKLNIYLRVPCPAHLKERLSQVITTRFLEQFYPPENENPMEQGLSPQSP